In Oryza brachyantha chromosome 1, ObraRS2, whole genome shotgun sequence, the following are encoded in one genomic region:
- the LOC102711841 gene encoding DEAD-box ATP-dependent RNA helicase 26 — MMSGGPSDATHRKRRRGRGRGRKDGEDGPSLPRVDTTTNGAGCEEEDAVEGMAMELDAGTGAAEVGGVDGSYLSETRFDQCAISPLSMKAVKDAGYEKMTQVQEATLPIILQGEDVLAKAKTGTGKTVAFLLPAIELLSTLPRSPSINLLVICPTRELANQVAAEARKLLKYHSSLGVQVVIGGTKVPQEQRSMRSNPCQILVATPGRLKDHLQNTPGFSNRIKGVKVLVLDEADRLLDMGFRRDIEKIIGFIPKERQTLLFSATVPEEVRQISHVAMKKGYKFINTVKEGDEETHSQVSQMYMVAPLDLHFSILYDVLKKHVAEDADYKVLVFCTTAMVTKLVAEVLSQLKLNIREIHSRKSQSARTKVSDEFRKSNGLILVSSDVSARGVDYPDVTLVIQVGVPADRQQYIHRLGRTGRKGKDGLGLLLLAPWETYFLNSVQDLSVSEAVVPTIDSRIQAVVQDALGRVETKCKESAYQAWLGYYNSNKNIGRDKSRLVRLGEEFSQSMGLAIPPAIPKLILRKMGLINVPGLRSV; from the exons ATGATGTCTGGCGGCCCCAGCGACGCGACCCACCggaagaggcggcgagggcgagggcggggGCGCAAGGACGGGGAGGACGGCCCCTCGTTGCCCAGGGTTGATACGACGACCAACGGAGCAGGTTGCGAAGAGGAGGACGCGGTGGAAGGGATGGCTATGGAGTTGGATGCGGGGACGGGTGCCGCCGAGGTGGGAGGCGTGGATGGCTCGTACCTCAGCGAGACACG GTTCGATCAATGTGCTATTTCTCCGTTGTCAATGAAAGCCGTCAAAGATGCTGGATATGAAAAGATGACCCAGGTGCAGGAGGCAACTCTGCCAATAATCCTTCAAG GCGAAGATGTTCTTGCAAAAGCAAAGACAGGAACAGGGAAAACTGTTGCCTTTTTG CTTCCAGCCATTGAACTTCTCTCTACATTACCTCGTTCACCATCTATAAATTTGCTTGTGATATGCCCCACTAGGGAGCTCGCAAACCAAGTAGCTGCTGAAGCCAGAAAGCTTCTCAAGTATCACAGCTCACTGGGTGTGCAAGTTGTAATTGGTGGAACAAAGGTACCTCAAGAACAACGAAGCATGCGATCTAACCCTTGTCAG ATTCTTGTTGCTACACCAGGAAGGCTTAAGGATCATCTTCAGAACACACCTGGTTTTTCCAACCGAATTAAAGGGGTGAAAGTTCTTGTTCTTGATGAAGCTGACCGCCTATTGGATATGGGATTTAGAAGGGACATTGAGAAAATTATTGGTTTTATTCCTAAAGAACGGCAGACACTTCTTTTTTCTGCTACTGTTCCCGAAGAG GTTCGTCAAATTTCACATGTTGCAATGAAGAAGGGTTACAAGTTCATTAACACTGTTAAAGAGGGTGATGAGGAGACTCATTCACAG GTAAGCCAGATGTACATGGTTGCACCACTTGACCTACACTTCTCTATATTGTATGATGTACTGAAGAAGCATGTCGCAGAAGATGCAGACTACAAA GTGCTTGTATTTTGTACTACTGCAATGGTCACCAAACTTGTTGCTGAAGTTCTTTCCCAGCTGAAACTGAATATTAGAGAGATCCATTCAAGAAAGTCGCAATCAGCAAGAACAAAGGTCTCAGATGAATTCAGGAAGTCGAATGGTCTGATATTAGTTAGTTCTGATGTATCTGCTCGCGGTGTTGATTATCCTGATGTCACCCTTGTCATACAG GTTGGGGTGCCAGCTGATAGACAACAGTATATACATAGACTTGGTAGAACTGGAAGGAAAGGCAAAGATGGGCTAGGTCTCTTATTATTGGCTCCCTGGGAAACATATTTTCTGAATAGCGTTCAAGATTTGTCTGTATCAGAGGCTGTGGTACCTACAATTGATTCGAGAATTCAGGCAGTG GTCCAAGATGCACTCGGAAGAGTGGAGACAAAGTGCAAGGAATCAGCCTATCAGGCATGGCTAGGGTACTACAACTCAAATAAGAATATTGGTCGAGACAAATCCAGGCTAGTTAGGCTCGGAGAAGAGTTCAGCCAGAGCATGGGTCTTGCAATTCCGCCTGCCATACCAAAACTCATTCTTCGAAAAATGGGCCTTATCAATGTTCCTGGACTGCGATCGGTATAA
- the LOC102711574 gene encoding probable aldo-keto reductase 1 translates to MEQAPAAPPTMPRVKLGTQGLEVSKLGFGCMGLTGAYNSPLDDDAGIAVVLHAFRRGVTFFDTSDVYGPHTNEVLLGKALKQLPREQVQVATKFGIRRGADGVSSICGRPEYVRACCEASLGRLGVDCIDLYYQHRIDTSIPIEETIGELKKLVEEGKVKYIGLSEASPDTIRRAHAVHPVTAVQMEWSLWARDIEPEIVPLCRELGIGIVPYSPIARGFFGGRGVTQQLAAESNLKGHPRFSAENLEKNKLLYLKMEELAKKHHCSPAQLALAWVLHQGDDVVPIPGTTKTKNLDANIDSLKVNLTDDDLKEISSQIREEDVAGGRQYTSFQQYTWKYADTPSQGRKSAKY, encoded by the exons ATGGAGCAAGCTccagcggcgccgccgacgatgCCCCGAGTCAAGCTCGGCACCCAGGGGCTAGAG GTGTCCAAGCTGGGGTTCGGGTGCATGGGGCTCACGGGCGCGTACAACTCGCcgctcgacgacgacgccggcatCGCCGTCGTCCTGCACGCCTTCCGCCGCGGCGTCACCTTCTTCGACACCTCCGACGTGTACGGCCCCCACACCAACGAGGTCCTCCTCGGCAAG GCGCTGAAGCAGCTGCCGCGGGAGCAGGTGCAGGTGGCCACCAAGTTCGGGATAAGGCGGGGCGCCGACGGCGTGAGCTCCATCTGCGGCCGCCCGGAGTACGTGCGCGCCTGCTGCGAGGCCAgcctgggccgcctcggcgtcgACTGCATCGACCTCTACTACCAGCACCGCATCGACACCTCCATCCCCATCGAGGAGACG ATTGGTGAGCTCAAGAAATTggtggaggaggggaaggtgAAGTACATTGGGTTGTCGGAGGCGAGCCCTGACACCATCAGGCGAGCTCACGCCGTGCACCCAGTCACTGCAGTTCAGATGGAATGGTCTCTTTGGGCTCGCGATATTGAACCCGAAATTGTGCCACTCTGCAG GGAGTTGGGCATTGGAATTGTCCCCTACAGCCCTATTGCCCGCGGTTTTTTTGGAGGGAGAGGAGTGACACAGCAATTGGCAGCTGAATCTAATTTG AAAGGACACCCACGATTTTCTGCAGAAAATTTGGAGAAGAACAAGCTTCTTTACCTGAAGATGGAAGAGCTAGCCAAGAAGCACCATTGCAGCCCTGCTCAGCTAGCTCTGGCTTGGGTTCTGCACCAAGGGGATGATGTGGTCCCAATACCAG GGACAACCAAGACAAAAAACCTAGATGCGAACATTGACTCCTTGAAGGTGAACCTCACGGATGATGACCTGAAAGAAATCTCCAGCCAGATACGCGAAGAAGATGTCGCTGGTGGAAGACAGTATACCTCCTTTCAACAGTATACCTGGAAGTATGCTGACACGCCAAGCCAAGGAAGAAAGTCTGCAAAATACTAG
- the LOC102713039 gene encoding probable protein phosphatase 2C 7 isoform X3 gives MVGLGLEAIQMVVHDGGVEEDQEGSSSPSPAATAAEAVAAIARAARPPRPGRDKRLGVRHPLKHRRFRAGGKTMVEARRASSSAQSVAGAREVGEATTVAEATAIAAPEVGDEVEEARYICGGWKSDDGRMSCGYSSFRGRRANMEDFYDIKSSKLVDKQINLFGIFDGETYRKTDSDFLDAETNINREDGSTASTAILIGNHLYVANVGDSRTVMSKAGKAIALSKDHKPNRKDEKKRIENAGGLVIWSGTWRVSGVLAMSRAFGNRLLKRFVVADPEIQEQEIDDDLEFLILASDGLWDVVSNEHAVAFVKAEEGPEAAARKLTEIAFARGSTDNITCIVVNLLHDKMDLDSAASSVEQS, from the exons ATGGTAGGTCTCGGGCTGGAGGCGATCCAGATGGTGgtgcacgacggcggcgtggaggaggaccAGGAGGGCTCGAGCTCGCCGTCCCCTGCTGCCACGGCAGCAGAGGCCGTGGCGGCGATAgcgagggcggcgcggccTCCGAGGCCTGGGAGGGACAAGCGGCTCGGCGTGCGGCACCCGCTCAAGCACCGGAGGTTTCGCGCGGGGGGCAAGACGATGGTGGAGGCCCGGCGTGCCTCGTCGTCCGCGCAGTCTGTGGCGGGCGCCAGGGAGGTCGGGGAGGCGACCACcgtggcggaggcgacggccaTTGCTGCGCCGGAGGTGGGGGATGAGGTTGAGGAGGCTAGGTACATTTGCGGCGGATGGAAGAG TGATGATGGAAGAATGAGTTGTGGATACTCAAGCTTTAGAGGGAGAAGAGCAAATATGGAAGACTTCTATGACATAAAATCATCAAAACTTGTtgacaaacaaataaatctcTTTGGGATATTCGATG GTGAGACCTACAGAAAAACTGACTCAGATTTCTTGGATGCTGAAACCAATATTAATAGAGAGGATGGGTCAACTGCATCAACAGCAATTTTGATTGGTAACCATCTATATGTGGCAAATGTTGGTGATTCACGAACTGTGATGTCAAAGGCAGGCAAAG CTATTGCACTCTCTAAGGATcacaaaccaaacagaaaagatGAGAAGAAACGGATTGAGAATGCTGGAGGGCTTGTTATCTGGTCTG GGACATGGAGGGTGAGTGGTGTACTTGCAATGTCTCGGGCTTTTGGTAATCGTTTGTTGAAGCGATTTGTTGTTGCAGATCCTGAGATTCAG GAACAAGAAATAGATGATGATTTGGAGTTTTTGATTTTGGCTAGCGATGGGCTGTGGGATGTGGTGTCCAATGAG CATGCCGTTGCGTTTGTAAAGGCGGAGGAGGGCCCTGAGGCTGCAGCCCGGAAGCTGACTGAGATTGCTTTTGCCCGTGGAAGCACCGACAATATAACATGCATCGTTGTAAATCTTCTCCATGATAAGATGGACTTAGATTCGGCGGCGTCGTCTGTCGAACAAAGTTGA
- the LOC102713039 gene encoding probable protein phosphatase 2C 7 isoform X1: MVGLGLEAIQMVVHDGGVEEDQEGSSSPSPAATAAEAVAAIARAARPPRPGRDKRLGVRHPLKHRRFRAGGKTMVEARRASSSAQSVAGAREVGEATTVAEATAIAAPEVGDEVEEARYICGGWKSDDGRMSCGYSSFRGRRANMEDFYDIKSSKLVDKQINLFGIFDGHGGSHAAEYLKKHLFENLLKHPSFVTDTKLAISETYRKTDSDFLDAETNINREDGSTASTAILIGNHLYVANVGDSRTVMSKAGKAIALSKDHKPNRKDEKKRIENAGGLVIWSGTWRVSGVLAMSRAFGNRLLKRFVVADPEIQEQEIDDDLEFLILASDGLWDVVSNEHAVAFVKAEEGPEAAARKLTEIAFARGSTDNITCIVVNLLHDKMDLDSAASSVEQS; the protein is encoded by the exons ATGGTAGGTCTCGGGCTGGAGGCGATCCAGATGGTGgtgcacgacggcggcgtggaggaggaccAGGAGGGCTCGAGCTCGCCGTCCCCTGCTGCCACGGCAGCAGAGGCCGTGGCGGCGATAgcgagggcggcgcggccTCCGAGGCCTGGGAGGGACAAGCGGCTCGGCGTGCGGCACCCGCTCAAGCACCGGAGGTTTCGCGCGGGGGGCAAGACGATGGTGGAGGCCCGGCGTGCCTCGTCGTCCGCGCAGTCTGTGGCGGGCGCCAGGGAGGTCGGGGAGGCGACCACcgtggcggaggcgacggccaTTGCTGCGCCGGAGGTGGGGGATGAGGTTGAGGAGGCTAGGTACATTTGCGGCGGATGGAAGAG TGATGATGGAAGAATGAGTTGTGGATACTCAAGCTTTAGAGGGAGAAGAGCAAATATGGAAGACTTCTATGACATAAAATCATCAAAACTTGTtgacaaacaaataaatctcTTTGGGATATTCGATG GCCATGGTGGTTCACATGCTGCTGAGTATTTGAAGAAGCACTTGTTTGAAAATCTTCTGAAACATCCTTCTTTCGTTACAGATACAAAATTAGCAATAA GTGAGACCTACAGAAAAACTGACTCAGATTTCTTGGATGCTGAAACCAATATTAATAGAGAGGATGGGTCAACTGCATCAACAGCAATTTTGATTGGTAACCATCTATATGTGGCAAATGTTGGTGATTCACGAACTGTGATGTCAAAGGCAGGCAAAG CTATTGCACTCTCTAAGGATcacaaaccaaacagaaaagatGAGAAGAAACGGATTGAGAATGCTGGAGGGCTTGTTATCTGGTCTG GGACATGGAGGGTGAGTGGTGTACTTGCAATGTCTCGGGCTTTTGGTAATCGTTTGTTGAAGCGATTTGTTGTTGCAGATCCTGAGATTCAG GAACAAGAAATAGATGATGATTTGGAGTTTTTGATTTTGGCTAGCGATGGGCTGTGGGATGTGGTGTCCAATGAG CATGCCGTTGCGTTTGTAAAGGCGGAGGAGGGCCCTGAGGCTGCAGCCCGGAAGCTGACTGAGATTGCTTTTGCCCGTGGAAGCACCGACAATATAACATGCATCGTTGTAAATCTTCTCCATGATAAGATGGACTTAGATTCGGCGGCGTCGTCTGTCGAACAAAGTTGA
- the LOC102713320 gene encoding DEAD-box ATP-dependent RNA helicase 25, which yields MAGGDLLLRTHGSLPVLARAFPCRLRLRVPAARRHRRGAPPLTAAKVDVADVVGRARPADAAVPKRRRRDAEEEEEEEEEGVAFSRVVTSRGRGVHEEDVVEAEAPEFDGEKRGAEEAGGVDGSYLSDTRFDQCGISPLSMKAVKDAGYERMTQVQEATLPIILQGKDVLAKAKTGTGKTVAFLLPAIEVLSALPNARRDQLRPSINLLVMCPTRELANQVAVEAKKLLKYHRSLGVQVVIGGTRLTQEQRSMQANPCQILVATPGRLKDHVENTPGFSTRLKGVKVLVLDEADRLLDMGFRRDIERIIASVPKERQTLLFSATVPEEVRQISHIAMKKDYKFINTVKDGDEETHAQVSQMFMIAPLDLHFSILYDVLKKHVAEDADYKVIIFCTTAMVTKLVAEVLSQLKLNIREIHSRKSQSARTKVSDEFRKSRGLILVSSDVSARGVDYPDVTLVIQVGVPADRQQYIHRLGRTGRKGKEGQGLLLLAPWEKYFLSSINDLSISESPTPSVDSSTRTEVKDAVRKVEMRSKECAYQAWLGYYNSNKTIGREKSRLVKLAEEFSQSMGLAAPPAIPKQILRKMGLSNVPGLRST from the exons atggccggcggcgacctcctCCTACGCACCCATGGCAGCCTCCCCGTGCTAGCCAGGGCCTTCccctgccgcctccgcctccgcgtccctgctgcccgccgccaccgccggggcGCTCCTCCGCTGACCGCCGCCAAggtcgacgtcgccgacgtcgtgGGCCGTGCGAGGCCGGCCGACGCGGCCGTACCGAAGCGAAGGCGGAgggacgcggaggaggaggaggaggaggaggaggagggcgtcgCGTTCTCGAGGGTGGTGACGAGCAGGGGAAGAGGCGTCCACGAGGAGGACGTGGTGGAAGCGGAGGCTCCGGAATTTGATGGGGAGAAGCGCGGCGCTGAGGAGGCGGGAGGCGTGGATGGCTCGTACCTCAGCGACACACG GTTCGATCAATGTGGTATTTCTCCGTTGTCAATGAAAGCCGTCAAAGATGCTGGATATGAAAGGATGACCCAGGTGCAGGAGGCAACTCTACCTATAATCCTTCAAG GCAAAGATGTTCTTGCCAAAGCAAAGACAGGAACCGGAAAAACTGTTGCCTTTTTG CTTCCAGCCATTGAAGTTCTCTCCGCATTACCTAATGCTCGGAGGGATCAACTACGGCCATCCATAAATTTGCTGGTGATGTGCCCTACTAGGGAGCTTGCAAACCAAGTAGCTGTTGAGGCCAAGAAGCTTCTCAAGTATCACCGCTCATTGGGAGTACAAGTTGTCATCGGTGGCACACGATTAACCCAAGAGCAACGAAGCATGCAAGCTAATCCCTGCCAG ATTCTTGTTGCTACGCCTGGAAGGCTTAAAGACCATGTTGAGAACACACCTGGTTTCTCGACCCGGCTAAAAGGTGTGAAGGTTCTTGTTCTTGATGAAGCTGACCGGCTGCTGGATATGGGATTCAGAAGAGACATTGAGAGAATAATTGCTTCTGTTCCTAAAGAGCGACAGACACTGCTATTTTCTGCTACTGTGCCAGAAGAG GTCCGGCAAATTTCTCATATTGCAATGAAGAAGGATTACAAATTCATCAACACCGTTAAGGATGGTGATGAGGAGACACATGCACAG GTGAGCCAGATGTTCATGATCGCACCACTAGACCTGCacttctctattttatatgatgTATTGAAGAAGCATGTTGCAGAGGATGCGGACTACAAA GTGATTATATTCTGCACTACTGCGATGGTCACCAAACTTGTTGCTGAAGTTCTTTCCCAACTGAAACTGAATATAAGAGAGATTCATTCCAGAAAGTCACAATCTGCCAGAACTAAGGTCTCAGATGAATTCAGGAAGTCAAGGGGTCTGATATTAGTTAGCTCTGATGTATCTGCCCGTGGCGTGGATTATCCTGATGTCACCCTTGTCATACAG GTTGGGGTGCCAGCTGATAGACAACAATATATACATAGACTTGGTAGAACCGGACGGAAAGGCAAGGAAGGGCAAGGCCTATTACTATTGGCTCCCTGGGAAAAGTACTTCCTTAGTAGCATTAATGATTTATCAATTTCAGAGTCTCCGACACCTTCTGTTGATTCAAGCACTCGCACAGAA GTCAAAGATGCAGTCCGAAAAGTTGAGATGAGGAGCAAGGAGTGTGCCTATCAAGCATGGTTAGGATACTACAACTCTAACAAGACCATTGGCCGGGAAAAGTCTAGACTTGTTAAGCTTGCAGAAGAGTTCAGCCAGAGCATGGGTCTTGCAGCTCCGCCAGCCATACCGAAACAAATTCTTCGAAAGATGGGACTAAGCAATGTTCCTGGGCTGCGATCTACATAA
- the LOC102713039 gene encoding probable protein phosphatase 2C 7 isoform X2, which translates to MVVHDGGVEEDQEGSSSPSPAATAAEAVAAIARAARPPRPGRDKRLGVRHPLKHRRFRAGGKTMVEARRASSSAQSVAGAREVGEATTVAEATAIAAPEVGDEVEEARYICGGWKSDDGRMSCGYSSFRGRRANMEDFYDIKSSKLVDKQINLFGIFDGHGGSHAAEYLKKHLFENLLKHPSFVTDTKLAISETYRKTDSDFLDAETNINREDGSTASTAILIGNHLYVANVGDSRTVMSKAGKAIALSKDHKPNRKDEKKRIENAGGLVIWSGTWRVSGVLAMSRAFGNRLLKRFVVADPEIQEQEIDDDLEFLILASDGLWDVVSNEHAVAFVKAEEGPEAAARKLTEIAFARGSTDNITCIVVNLLHDKMDLDSAASSVEQS; encoded by the exons ATGGTGgtgcacgacggcggcgtggaggaggaccAGGAGGGCTCGAGCTCGCCGTCCCCTGCTGCCACGGCAGCAGAGGCCGTGGCGGCGATAgcgagggcggcgcggccTCCGAGGCCTGGGAGGGACAAGCGGCTCGGCGTGCGGCACCCGCTCAAGCACCGGAGGTTTCGCGCGGGGGGCAAGACGATGGTGGAGGCCCGGCGTGCCTCGTCGTCCGCGCAGTCTGTGGCGGGCGCCAGGGAGGTCGGGGAGGCGACCACcgtggcggaggcgacggccaTTGCTGCGCCGGAGGTGGGGGATGAGGTTGAGGAGGCTAGGTACATTTGCGGCGGATGGAAGAG TGATGATGGAAGAATGAGTTGTGGATACTCAAGCTTTAGAGGGAGAAGAGCAAATATGGAAGACTTCTATGACATAAAATCATCAAAACTTGTtgacaaacaaataaatctcTTTGGGATATTCGATG GCCATGGTGGTTCACATGCTGCTGAGTATTTGAAGAAGCACTTGTTTGAAAATCTTCTGAAACATCCTTCTTTCGTTACAGATACAAAATTAGCAATAA GTGAGACCTACAGAAAAACTGACTCAGATTTCTTGGATGCTGAAACCAATATTAATAGAGAGGATGGGTCAACTGCATCAACAGCAATTTTGATTGGTAACCATCTATATGTGGCAAATGTTGGTGATTCACGAACTGTGATGTCAAAGGCAGGCAAAG CTATTGCACTCTCTAAGGATcacaaaccaaacagaaaagatGAGAAGAAACGGATTGAGAATGCTGGAGGGCTTGTTATCTGGTCTG GGACATGGAGGGTGAGTGGTGTACTTGCAATGTCTCGGGCTTTTGGTAATCGTTTGTTGAAGCGATTTGTTGTTGCAGATCCTGAGATTCAG GAACAAGAAATAGATGATGATTTGGAGTTTTTGATTTTGGCTAGCGATGGGCTGTGGGATGTGGTGTCCAATGAG CATGCCGTTGCGTTTGTAAAGGCGGAGGAGGGCCCTGAGGCTGCAGCCCGGAAGCTGACTGAGATTGCTTTTGCCCGTGGAAGCACCGACAATATAACATGCATCGTTGTAAATCTTCTCCATGATAAGATGGACTTAGATTCGGCGGCGTCGTCTGTCGAACAAAGTTGA